A stretch of Trichocoleus desertorum ATA4-8-CV12 DNA encodes these proteins:
- a CDS encoding four helix bundle protein produces the protein MANPQPITDRSFHFAVRVVKLCQVLDGNPGVARTLAKQLIRSGTSIGANVEESQAAQSTADFVHKLEIALKEARETHYWLKLLIATEILPEPRLLPLLTEAQELIKILAAIIVKTKHNQKS, from the coding sequence ATGGCTAACCCACAACCCATTACCGATCGCTCCTTTCACTTTGCCGTCCGAGTCGTCAAGCTTTGCCAAGTCCTCGACGGAAACCCGGGCGTGGCTCGCACACTTGCCAAACAACTGATTCGTTCTGGTACTTCCATCGGCGCAAACGTCGAAGAATCTCAAGCCGCCCAAAGCACTGCTGATTTTGTCCACAAACTCGAGATTGCTCTCAAAGAAGCTAGAGAAACTCATTATTGGCTAAAACTCCTTATCGCTACTGAGATTCTTCCTGAGCCTCGCTTACTGCCCTTACTGACTGAAGCTCAAGAACTCATCAAAATTCTCGCTGCCATCATCGTTAAAACCAAGCACAATCAAAAGTCCTAG